The sequence TTAATCTTAGTATCATTAATCTTAGTATCATTAATCTTAGTATCATTAATCTTAGTATCATTAATCTTAGTATCATTAATCTTAGTATCATTAATCTTAGTAGTACCATTTATCGTTTTTGAAGGTTTAGACTTAGAACTGTTAATTTTACTTTTTTTAATTGTATGTTTATTATATATCTGTTTATTGTGATTTATAGCTTTCCTAGCTTCATTGGCATCTTTTTCTCTCTGTTGAGATTCTTTTTCACTCTCAGATTTAAATTTTTCAATATCAGAATTTATATCATTCATCTCAGATTTTTTATTTTGATAATCTTCACTGATAATTTCACGTTGATCTGCAAGGTTATTTACTTCAGATTGATATTCATTGTTTGCTTCATTTAGTGAGGAGCAAATTTCACCAAAATACCAGATTTTACCCCAAAATCCGTAGTTATTGTAACGATTAAGATCATCAATTACTCTATTATTAACTTCACCAACGGATACTGCGTGGGCTGGGACAATATTAAGAACAATTACTACCAAAAAAACCACTATAAGTGTCTTTTCAGGAAAATTCATTGATTCCCTCCATTTATTTTAAACGTATCATAAAAGTTTTTAATCTTAATATATACTAATGTAAAAAGTATAAGTTAAAATATATAAATTTTTCTATTAAAGTTTTGTAAATCTATTATTAGCCAATTTAGTTTCTAAATAAAAAAACTCTTTAAAAAATCTAATTAAACCACTAAAATCAAATAAAATGATTTAAAAAACTTATAATCACATGCAACATTTCATAATATAGAATAAAATGAAAAGTCTACGGATTTATTTAAAATAAAAAAATAACATGTATTTTAATAATCTCATCTAACGTGTGATTATACTAATTATATCCCCATCTTCCAGCTCGTGGTCACTGCCCACCCTCATGTTTTTACGGGCATCCACTGCATGGAGGAACTTTTCCCCAATATCAGTATGGATTACATATGCCATATCTCTTGGTTTAGAACCTCGCGAAACCAGCAAAGCATCAGGTAAAATGTTTCCTTTTTGATCACAGAATTTATGTTCATCTTCAACAGGATAAACCACAATCATGTCCAATAACTCAAACACTGCTTTATTTAAAGCTTTTTGAACACCAGTACCCCCATAAACTTTTAAAACATGTTCTCGGATATATTCTAATGCTTTTTTCTGGTTATCAGTAAGTTTATTCGACTCCGGTATCTCAAAGTCATCTTCACCCGATTGATATTTTATTAACCCCGCTTGAGCTGCCCTATTAAGAGCTAATTCGGATTCAGCAGATGCTGGAATTACATTATCATATTTTTCCTGCAGCCGTTTAATATTTTCAGCGGCACTGGGTAAATCAGCTTTATTGGCCACAATCAGCATGGGTTTTGCAATTTTAAGTAGTTTATCTAAAAATCCAATAAGTTCTTCTTTTTCCCAGTCCGTATAATCGGTTTCCATTGCCCTTCGAGCTTCAATAATATCTTCTAGACGGATGCCTGTTCCTGAAAGTTGTTCGTAAATGACTTTTGCCATGTCTAATCGTTCAGACATTGCTTTTCTAACCAATCGCTCCCAGTTACGTTCTAATATAGCATACATCCACATGGTAATTTCATTTTCTAGAAATTCCACGTCTTCTAATGGGTCATGGCTTCCCGCATCTACGGGCCTTCCTTCTTCGTCAGTGGATCCTGATGCATCAATTACATGGATGAAAACTCTAGCTTGGCGTAGTTCATCTAAAAATTTGTTACCTAAACCTCGACCTTCATGAGCCCCTGGCACAAGACCAGCCACATCTATAAGTTCAACCGGGATTAATCTTCTTCCGCTTTCACATTGCGAATTTTTAGGGCTGCAAACTAGTTCTAATTCCTTGCAGGGACATTTTGTATCTACATGGGCAACTGCTTTGTTTGCATCGATTGTTGTAAAGGGGTAACCCGCCACTTCGGCCTCAGATAATGTAGCTGAATTAAAGAATGATGATTTTCCGACATTTGGTTTTCCTGTAACTGCGATTTGGAGCATGATATCACTTCTTGAATTAATTGATAATATGAAAATGTAAAATTAATTGCTTTATTATATAATCTAATTCAATAGGCATAAGTTTTCTGATTGTGATTAAAGAAAAAAAATAAAAAGGATTTTTAAAATAAAAAAAGAATTTCCAGAATCTATTCCAATGAACTCCCAATACTCCAGGCCTTAACTACCTTTTACCCCATTTTCCATAGTTATCCAGTTTTGGTTAATAGTAAAGGGTCCATTTTGCCATCACCCATATACTTTTCTTCACTGTATGCATATACTATCTCTCCAACAAAGGTCATGAGATTCCATTTCATAGATATCTCTTAATTTACATTCTAAAGATAGAGTGCATTCTTCTATTAGAGGAACATCTAGTTCCCCACAGTAAATATCAAATAACTCGGATTTGTCTTTATCCCTACCCGATGCAATTCCACAATAATCAACCTTTTCACCAGTCCTTTAGGTGGGAAGTTAATACTGAATTTTTTGGTTTCTTTTAGTATTTGATTAGAATAGTTTGCTTTATTTATACCCCCCTAAGAGGAGGATTCCCATTTAAGAGATTTATCCCTGGAATACATGAAGATGTTGTTTGATAATTTTTCTTGGTCACAGTTTTCACCACAATTAATAGTTATAACTCAAATTTAATTAAGGTTTATCAAAAAAGAAGTACATATTATATTAAACTCAAAGAATCCATTAAAAATACATTTCAAGAGGAAATAAAATGTCAAAACTTTTTGTAGCCGGAATAGGTCCGGGATCTGCAGATTTTGTAACCCCTGCCGCTAAGAAAGCTGTTAAAACAGCAGAAATAACCATGGGAAGTGAAAGAGCGTTGGATCTTTTTCCAGAAGCTAATGAAATAATCATACTTAATGTTAAAGATGTGCAGGAAAAATTAGAGCTTGCTGTGGATTTAGTGAAAAAAGAAAGATCAGTATGTGTACTTTCAACAGGAGATCCAGGTTTTTCTGGTGTTTTAAAACCAATACAAAGAATAATTGCTGAAAAGGGTATTGAAATTGATTTAGAAGTTATTCCCGGAATCAGTTCCCTACAACTCTGTGCTGCTCGAGCAGAATTACCCTGGGACAGCGCAGATCTTATGACATTCCACGGTAGGGAAGACTTTAGTGAGATATTAAAAATTTTAGATAATGGTCGACCGACCATTACTCTCCCCTCACGCAGCACCAAGGATATGGCTCAGTTTTTACTGGACAATGGCATTAATCCGTCACGAAAAGTAACTGTTTGTGAGAGAATGAGTTATCCTGATGAGAAAATGGTTACAGGTACATTAAAAGAAATAGCTAAAAGTGAATTCACTTATATGTGCGTTATGATTATTTATTAAATCATTCCAAACATATTTCATCATCTTCTGCACTCCATGGAGGAGATACTACACAAAGAAACTTTAATTCTTTATTTGAAATATTTTGGATAAACTGCATGGCACCGGGAGGTATATAAACTGCTTGTCCTGGTTCTAAAAACGCTTCTTCATCATCTATATGCATTATACCCTTACCCTGTAAAATAACATATACTTCACCAGAAGTTTTTAAACGATGCGGATGAGAAACATCCCCTGGTGGAAGAGTAGCGCA comes from Methanobacterium alcaliphilum and encodes:
- a CDS encoding redox-regulated ATPase YchF, which codes for MLQIAVTGKPNVGKSSFFNSATLSEAEVAGYPFTTIDANKAVAHVDTKCPCKELELVCSPKNSQCESGRRLIPVELIDVAGLVPGAHEGRGLGNKFLDELRQARVFIHVIDASGSTDEEGRPVDAGSHDPLEDVEFLENEITMWMYAILERNWERLVRKAMSERLDMAKVIYEQLSGTGIRLEDIIEARRAMETDYTDWEKEELIGFLDKLLKIAKPMLIVANKADLPSAAENIKRLQEKYDNVIPASAESELALNRAAQAGLIKYQSGEDDFEIPESNKLTDNQKKALEYIREHVLKVYGGTGVQKALNKAVFELLDMIVVYPVEDEHKFCDQKGNILPDALLVSRGSKPRDMAYVIHTDIGEKFLHAVDARKNMRVGSDHELEDGDIISIITR
- a CDS encoding cobalt-precorrin-7 (C(5))-methyltransferase translates to MSKLFVAGIGPGSADFVTPAAKKAVKTAEITMGSERALDLFPEANEIIILNVKDVQEKLELAVDLVKKERSVCVLSTGDPGFSGVLKPIQRIIAEKGIEIDLEVIPGISSLQLCAARAELPWDSADLMTFHGREDFSEILKILDNGRPTITLPSRSTKDMAQFLLDNGINPSRKVTVCERMSYPDEKMVTGTLKEIAKSEFTYMCVMIIY
- a CDS encoding cupin domain-containing protein gives rise to the protein MLIRDIKTAKYFVTTDKTTLCELLHPQREEEEVKMNCSISCATLPPGDVSHPHRLKTSGEVYVILQGKGIMHIDDEEAFLEPGQAVYIPPGAMQFIQNISNKELKFLCVVSPPWSAEDDEICLE